In Streptomyces sp. NBC_00414, a single window of DNA contains:
- a CDS encoding ROK family transcriptional regulator, whose product MVKRTSRDIRTANRYGVLRQIIAHSPTSRQELAAATGLSIATVATLVGELLDLGMLTEVGFEDSAGGRPRGLVAVNASGGALIGVDIAETYVRVELFDLALDVLARADEDMRPGEIRPEQVVGHVASAVGSVVAQAGIEGARVLGVGVSVPGQVDRESGVSEYAPNWDWHDVPLLDLLAEHIAYPLHLDNPLRACAVAELWFGAARGRGDAVVVNLGTGVGAGLVLGGGLHRGVSNSAGEWGHTTLVLDGRLCHCGNHGCVETYVGAPGIMLNLRESSPDSTLLHAEDQTATIDALARGVAAQDPVAVAVVRDTARYLGAAIADLVNLLNPEVVVLSSWVAAALGEPLLREVRAAVARRALKRPLAGTEIVLSPIPTDPVCLGAATFALEGALSSVGLRPAKPRRGAKSG is encoded by the coding sequence CTGGTGAAGCGCACATCCCGCGACATCCGCACCGCGAACCGCTACGGGGTGCTGCGCCAGATCATCGCCCATTCACCCACGTCCCGTCAGGAGCTGGCCGCCGCGACCGGGCTGAGCATCGCCACGGTCGCCACCCTCGTCGGGGAACTGCTCGACCTCGGGATGCTGACCGAGGTCGGCTTCGAGGACTCCGCGGGGGGCCGCCCGCGGGGACTCGTGGCCGTCAACGCGTCGGGGGGCGCGCTGATCGGCGTCGACATCGCGGAGACGTACGTCCGTGTCGAGCTGTTCGATCTCGCGCTGGACGTGCTGGCCCGTGCCGACGAGGACATGCGCCCCGGCGAGATCCGCCCGGAGCAGGTCGTCGGGCATGTCGCCTCGGCCGTCGGCTCGGTGGTCGCGCAGGCCGGGATCGAGGGCGCTCGCGTCCTCGGGGTGGGCGTCAGCGTGCCGGGGCAGGTGGACCGCGAGTCCGGCGTCTCGGAGTACGCGCCGAACTGGGACTGGCACGACGTGCCGCTGCTCGACCTGCTCGCGGAGCACATCGCGTACCCCCTCCATCTGGACAACCCGCTGCGCGCCTGCGCGGTCGCCGAGCTGTGGTTCGGGGCCGCGCGCGGGCGCGGCGACGCCGTGGTGGTGAACCTCGGTACGGGCGTCGGCGCCGGACTCGTCCTGGGCGGCGGGCTGCACCGCGGTGTCAGCAACAGCGCGGGCGAGTGGGGCCACACCACCCTCGTACTGGACGGGCGGCTGTGCCACTGCGGCAACCACGGGTGCGTGGAGACGTATGTCGGGGCGCCCGGAATCATGCTGAACCTGCGGGAGTCGAGCCCCGACAGCACGCTGCTGCACGCCGAGGACCAGACGGCCACGATCGACGCGCTCGCACGCGGGGTCGCCGCCCAGGACCCGGTGGCCGTCGCGGTCGTCCGGGACACCGCGCGCTATCTCGGCGCCGCCATCGCCGACCTGGTGAATCTCCTCAACCCCGAGGTGGTCGTGCTCAGCAGCTGGGTCGCGGCCGCCCTCGGCGAGCCGCTGCTGCGGGAGGTGCGCGCGGCCGTGGCCCGGCGCGCGCTGAAACGGCCGCTGGCCGGCACCGAGATCGTCCTCTCCCCCATTCCCACGGACCCGGTCTGCCTGGGCGCGGCGACGTTCGCGCTCGAAGGAGCCCTCAGCTCGGTGGGCCTCCGGCCCGCGAAGCCACGGCGTGGTGCGAAGTCCGGCTGA
- a CDS encoding ABC transporter substrate-binding protein — MSALSSRNWDRRSVLRATAGLAALGPLAACGGNTGREGGGSSGKSLVQYFHAYGEAGTQEAIKRYAKAYDEARVTTQWITGTNFESKLFSSLLTDNAPDVFEFHPQLQLIKSGQVAPLDDIIGPVKDDFNPADITSHTVDGKVYGVRMIDDPQFFFYRKSLLEKAGVEVPQTLEELAEAADKLTTDKVKGLFLGNNMVSTNYALVWAAGADQLNDKNEIAYHTDDVAAALKVYRRMFTSGHLLLDAPADYWDPSALVQGLTAIQWCGMWAMPVMQKALGDDLGVFPFPSAASGAKPAVYNGGWSMFVNAKGKNVDLAKEYVKWLWIDQKKYQEDWALSYGFHIPPRTSLAASATKLKSGLPAEGVKLFTEYGRFDNISWTQAMITALEEVIANSVRKGMDPEKALDAADVKVDRELKKLFG; from the coding sequence ATGTCGGCACTGAGCAGCAGAAACTGGGATCGTCGTTCCGTACTGCGGGCCACCGCGGGCCTCGCCGCCCTGGGCCCGCTCGCCGCCTGTGGCGGCAACACCGGCCGTGAGGGCGGCGGCAGTTCGGGCAAGAGCCTCGTGCAGTACTTCCACGCGTACGGCGAGGCCGGTACGCAGGAGGCGATCAAGCGGTACGCCAAGGCCTACGACGAGGCCCGTGTGACCACTCAGTGGATCACCGGCACCAACTTCGAGAGCAAGCTGTTCTCGTCGCTGCTCACCGACAACGCGCCGGACGTCTTCGAGTTCCACCCGCAGCTCCAGCTGATCAAGAGCGGTCAGGTGGCTCCGCTGGACGACATCATCGGCCCGGTCAAGGACGACTTCAATCCGGCGGACATCACGTCGCACACGGTCGACGGCAAGGTCTACGGCGTCCGCATGATCGACGACCCGCAGTTCTTCTTCTACCGCAAGTCGCTTCTGGAGAAGGCGGGCGTGGAGGTCCCCCAGACGCTCGAAGAGCTGGCCGAGGCGGCCGACAAGCTCACCACCGACAAGGTCAAGGGCCTGTTCCTCGGGAACAACATGGTGTCGACGAACTACGCCCTGGTGTGGGCGGCCGGCGCCGACCAGCTGAACGACAAGAACGAGATCGCCTACCACACCGACGACGTGGCCGCGGCGCTGAAGGTGTACCGCAGGATGTTCACGAGCGGCCATCTGCTCCTGGACGCCCCCGCCGACTACTGGGACCCCTCGGCCCTCGTCCAGGGCCTCACCGCGATCCAGTGGTGCGGCATGTGGGCCATGCCCGTGATGCAGAAGGCCCTCGGCGACGACCTCGGCGTCTTCCCCTTCCCCTCGGCGGCCTCCGGTGCCAAGCCCGCTGTCTACAACGGCGGTTGGTCCATGTTCGTCAACGCCAAGGGCAAGAACGTGGACCTGGCCAAGGAGTACGTGAAGTGGCTCTGGATCGACCAGAAGAAGTACCAGGAGGACTGGGCGCTCAGCTACGGCTTCCACATACCGCCGCGCACCTCGCTCGCCGCGTCCGCCACCAAGCTCAAGTCGGGTCTGCCCGCTGAGGGCGTCAAGCTCTTCACCGAATACGGGCGCTTCGACAACATCTCCTGGACCCAGGCGATGATCACCGCGCTGGAGGAAGTGATCGCCAACTCGGTGCGCAAGGGCATGGATCCGGAGAAGGCCCTCGACGCGGCGGACGTGAAGGTCGACCGCGAACTCAAGAAGCTGTTCGGATAG
- a CDS encoding carbohydrate ABC transporter permease — MSTTTTRDATRPAPAEVPGAGRRRKGVRGSTLSFWIFTGPFLIGLVIFVYIPIGWSAWLSFFEARYTVTPDKFVGFENYELMLTNGDFTGSLVTFTVFAAIIVPVTWALSLGLALMVHRLRFMQAFFRSVFFLPTACSFVAASLIWKMSLFSGVRFGMMNTVLGWFGVENIAWLADPNPPWYWLVIVSVRLWLQAGFYMILFLAALQNIPPELYEAAAIDGARPGWQTFRHITLPQLRATSTAVILLLLVAAYQAFDEFFNLLSKTTWGRPPLVELYYTALGDDQDYGAGSAGAVILTLLICMVTLLQGRFLGFGRGDDSK; from the coding sequence ATGTCGACCACCACGACGCGTGACGCCACCCGCCCCGCCCCGGCGGAGGTTCCCGGGGCCGGGCGGCGGCGAAAGGGCGTGCGGGGCAGCACGCTCAGCTTCTGGATCTTCACCGGGCCGTTCCTCATCGGCCTGGTGATCTTCGTCTACATCCCCATCGGGTGGAGTGCCTGGCTCAGCTTCTTCGAGGCGCGCTACACGGTCACCCCCGACAAGTTCGTCGGCTTCGAAAACTACGAACTGATGCTGACGAACGGCGACTTCACCGGTTCGCTCGTCACGTTCACCGTCTTCGCCGCGATCATCGTGCCGGTCACCTGGGCCCTCTCGCTGGGCCTGGCGCTGATGGTGCACCGGCTGCGCTTCATGCAGGCGTTCTTCCGGTCGGTCTTCTTCCTGCCGACGGCGTGCAGCTTCGTCGCCGCCTCGCTGATCTGGAAGATGTCCCTCTTCAGCGGCGTCCGCTTCGGCATGATGAACACGGTCCTCGGCTGGTTCGGGGTGGAGAACATCGCCTGGCTGGCGGACCCGAACCCGCCCTGGTACTGGCTGGTCATCGTCAGTGTCCGCCTGTGGCTCCAGGCCGGCTTCTACATGATCCTGTTCCTGGCCGCCCTGCAGAACATCCCGCCCGAGCTGTACGAGGCCGCCGCGATCGACGGTGCCAGGCCGGGCTGGCAGACCTTCCGCCACATCACCCTGCCCCAGCTGCGGGCCACCTCGACGGCCGTGATCCTGCTGCTGCTCGTGGCCGCGTACCAGGCGTTCGACGAGTTCTTCAATCTGCTCTCCAAGACGACGTGGGGGCGCCCGCCCCTCGTCGAGCTGTACTACACGGCTCTGGGCGACGACCAGGACTACGGTGCCGGCAGTGCGGGCGCGGTCATCCTGACCCTGCTGATCTGCATGGTGACCCTGCTCCAGGGCAGGTTCCTGGGCTTCGGAAGGGGTGACGACTCCAAGTGA
- a CDS encoding carbohydrate ABC transporter permease, which produces MLGSAGLYFATAVCALLFLVPFYLIVRNALSTDAEITGENWQWFPTTVQWGNLTELFDDATVPFGRSLWNSAVVGVLHTLGTLLVCSLAGYGLARIPYRHADKIFYAVLVTLMVPAAVTFVPSFVLVSSLGWVSSMQGLIVPGLFSGFTCFLFRQYFLGFPRELEEAARVDGLGYWGAYWRIVVPNSLNFFAAIATITFISGWNAFLWPLVIGQDQEAWTVQVALSSYMTNQTVNFHLIFMATAVSILPLVLVFLFLQRWLVQGVAQTGIKG; this is translated from the coding sequence GTGCTCGGCTCCGCCGGCCTCTACTTCGCCACCGCCGTGTGCGCCCTGCTCTTCCTCGTCCCCTTCTACCTGATCGTCCGCAACGCCCTGTCCACGGACGCCGAGATCACCGGCGAGAACTGGCAGTGGTTCCCCACGACCGTCCAATGGGGCAACCTCACCGAGCTGTTCGACGACGCGACGGTCCCGTTCGGCCGCTCCCTGTGGAACTCGGCGGTCGTCGGGGTCCTGCACACCCTCGGCACGCTGCTGGTCTGCTCGCTCGCGGGCTACGGCCTCGCCCGGATCCCCTACCGGCACGCCGACAAGATCTTCTACGCTGTCCTGGTGACCCTGATGGTGCCGGCCGCAGTCACCTTCGTACCGAGCTTCGTGCTGGTCTCGTCGCTCGGCTGGGTGTCGAGTATGCAAGGTCTCATCGTTCCGGGGCTCTTCAGTGGTTTCACCTGCTTCCTGTTCCGGCAGTACTTCCTGGGGTTCCCCAGAGAACTGGAGGAGGCGGCGCGCGTGGACGGGCTCGGGTACTGGGGTGCGTACTGGCGCATCGTCGTGCCCAACTCGCTGAACTTCTTCGCCGCGATCGCGACCATCACCTTCATCAGCGGCTGGAACGCCTTCCTGTGGCCCCTGGTCATCGGTCAGGACCAGGAGGCGTGGACCGTGCAGGTCGCGCTCTCCTCGTACATGACGAACCAGACCGTCAACTTCCATCTGATCTTCATGGCCACCGCAGTCTCGATCCTGCCCCTGGTGCTCGTGTTCCTGTTCCTCCAGCGCTGGCTGGTGCAGGGGGTCGCGCAGACCGGCATCAAGGGCTGA
- a CDS encoding glycoside hydrolase family 2 TIM barrel-domain containing protein, with the protein MTVRTTSPSSPDFSYVEDVSPGTGALPPRSWYASSDAASLSLNGSWRFRLSATADAEDDSFAGQGYDCGDWAELTVPGHWVLQGGVGTGDGGGAFGAPIYTNHRYPFPVDPPRVPTENPTGDHLRFFDLPDDWPTLLAKGADADGTGSAVLRFDGVESCARVWLNGTDLGEFKGSRLPHEFAVGHLLQPAGNILAVRVHQWSAGSYLEDQDQWWLPGIFRDVTLLHRPEGSARDFFVHASYDHREGTGTLRVDSDVDGRILVPGLDIDVETGQVITVPVRPWTAETPHLYDATLVVPGERIPLRIGFRTVALEDGLIKVNGRPLLFKGVNRHEWHPEHGRALDLETMREDVLLMKRHNVNAVRTSHYPPHPAFLDLCDEYGLWVVDECDLETHGFTEQAWRDNPVDDDRWTPALLDRAARMVERDKNHPSVVIWSLGNEAGTGRGLTAMAEWIRGRDGSRLIHYEGDWNCRDTDVYSRMYADHAEVERIGRGLDGGPLKRRELPFIQCEYAHAMGNGPGGLADYQRIFEAHDRIQGGFVWEWIDHGVKDQRYGFAYGGDFGEELHDGNFVCDGLLFPDRTPSPGLLDYKKVVEPVRMEGDGVDGVVRITNRYDFADLSALAFTWSYDVDGESVATGTLTVPALAPGDCADVKLPEPPVDARGTETRWTVRAVLAGDTAWGPRGHVVAWVQLWCSPRQLLGVTASSRPALDGRGGITLGPAVFTARTGELATLGGLDVGDLKLDVWRAPTDNDEGAPWQPDIRYGVLWRKLGLHRMQHRLDAVELSEEALTVRTRVAPAAADLALRTVYRWTSDGTRLRLAVSVTPEGDWQVPLPRLGVRLGLTAADRVKWHGGGPGEAYPDTGSAAMLGRWESTVDDLQTPYVRPQENGARAGARWAEVGRGPDFPALRVEGGSEFWLTARRWTSEQLDAANHLTDLTPGDTVWVNLDHGQQGIGSQSCGPGALPRYQLQVRPTEFSFVFSVPEQGGAS; encoded by the coding sequence ATGACAGTCCGCACCACCTCCCCCTCCTCCCCCGACTTCTCGTACGTCGAGGACGTCTCGCCCGGGACCGGCGCGCTGCCGCCCCGGTCGTGGTACGCGTCCTCCGACGCCGCCTCCCTCTCGCTGAACGGGAGTTGGCGTTTCCGGCTGTCCGCGACGGCCGACGCCGAGGACGACTCCTTCGCCGGACAGGGGTACGACTGCGGGGACTGGGCGGAGTTGACGGTGCCCGGGCACTGGGTCCTCCAGGGCGGGGTCGGGACCGGGGACGGCGGCGGGGCCTTCGGCGCACCGATCTACACCAATCACCGCTATCCCTTCCCGGTGGACCCCCCGAGGGTGCCGACGGAGAATCCCACCGGGGACCACCTGCGGTTCTTCGACCTGCCGGACGACTGGCCCACGCTCCTGGCGAAGGGCGCGGACGCCGACGGGACCGGGAGCGCGGTCCTGCGCTTCGACGGCGTCGAGTCCTGCGCCCGGGTGTGGCTGAACGGCACGGACCTCGGGGAGTTCAAGGGGTCCCGGCTGCCGCACGAGTTCGCGGTGGGACACCTGTTGCAGCCCGCCGGGAACATACTGGCCGTGCGGGTCCACCAGTGGTCGGCGGGCTCGTACCTGGAGGACCAGGACCAGTGGTGGCTGCCCGGCATCTTCCGGGACGTCACGCTGCTGCACCGGCCCGAGGGCAGCGCGCGCGACTTCTTCGTGCACGCCTCCTACGACCACCGCGAGGGCACCGGCACCCTGCGCGTGGACTCCGACGTGGACGGGCGCATCCTCGTCCCGGGCCTGGACATCGATGTCGAGACCGGACAGGTCATCACGGTGCCCGTGCGGCCGTGGACGGCGGAGACACCGCACCTGTACGACGCGACGCTGGTCGTGCCCGGGGAGCGGATCCCACTGCGCATCGGCTTCCGTACGGTCGCGCTGGAGGACGGCCTGATCAAGGTCAACGGCAGGCCGCTCCTCTTCAAGGGGGTCAACCGGCACGAGTGGCACCCCGAGCACGGCCGCGCCCTGGACCTGGAGACCATGCGCGAGGACGTGCTGCTGATGAAGCGGCACAACGTGAACGCGGTACGCACCTCGCACTACCCGCCGCACCCCGCTTTCCTCGACCTGTGCGACGAGTACGGGCTGTGGGTCGTCGACGAGTGCGACCTGGAGACCCACGGCTTCACCGAGCAGGCGTGGCGCGACAACCCGGTGGACGACGACCGCTGGACCCCGGCGCTCCTGGACCGGGCGGCCCGCATGGTCGAGCGCGACAAGAACCACCCCTCGGTCGTCATCTGGTCGCTGGGCAACGAGGCAGGCACCGGACGCGGCCTGACCGCGATGGCCGAGTGGATCCGAGGCCGGGACGGATCCCGTCTCATCCACTACGAGGGCGACTGGAACTGCCGTGACACGGACGTGTATTCACGGATGTACGCGGACCACGCGGAGGTCGAGCGGATCGGCCGGGGCCTGGACGGCGGCCCCCTCAAGCGGCGCGAACTCCCCTTCATCCAGTGCGAGTACGCGCACGCCATGGGCAACGGACCGGGCGGACTCGCCGACTACCAGCGGATCTTCGAGGCGCACGACCGTATCCAGGGCGGCTTCGTCTGGGAGTGGATCGACCACGGCGTCAAGGACCAGCGGTACGGCTTCGCGTACGGCGGTGACTTCGGCGAGGAACTGCACGACGGGAACTTCGTCTGCGACGGGCTGCTCTTCCCCGACCGCACCCCCTCCCCCGGTCTCCTGGACTACAAGAAGGTCGTCGAGCCGGTCCGCATGGAGGGCGACGGCGTCGACGGCGTGGTCCGGATCACCAACCGGTACGACTTCGCGGACCTGTCGGCGCTGGCCTTCACCTGGTCGTACGACGTCGACGGCGAGTCGGTGGCGACTGGCACCCTGACCGTGCCCGCGCTCGCGCCGGGCGACTGCGCTGACGTGAAGCTGCCCGAGCCGCCGGTGGACGCGCGCGGGACGGAGACCAGGTGGACGGTTCGGGCGGTGCTCGCAGGGGACACGGCCTGGGGCCCGCGGGGGCATGTGGTGGCGTGGGTGCAACTGTGGTGTTCGCCGAGGCAGTTGCTCGGTGTCACGGCCAGCAGTCGCCCCGCCCTCGACGGCCGGGGAGGCATCACGCTCGGACCGGCCGTGTTCACCGCCCGCACGGGTGAGTTGGCGACCCTCGGCGGGCTCGACGTCGGCGACCTGAAGCTGGACGTGTGGCGGGCCCCGACCGACAACGACGAGGGCGCGCCCTGGCAGCCGGACATCCGCTACGGCGTGCTGTGGCGCAAGCTCGGCCTGCACCGGATGCAACACCGACTGGACGCGGTGGAGTTGTCCGAGGAAGCCCTGACGGTACGCACCCGGGTGGCGCCCGCCGCGGCGGATCTGGCGCTGCGCACGGTCTACCGGTGGACCTCCGACGGGACGAGGCTGAGGCTGGCCGTGTCCGTGACGCCGGAGGGCGACTGGCAGGTGCCGCTGCCCCGGCTGGGCGTCCGCCTCGGGCTGACCGCCGCGGACCGGGTGAAGTGGCACGGCGGCGGCCCCGGCGAGGCGTACCCGGACACCGGTTCGGCCGCGATGCTGGGCCGTTGGGAGTCCACGGTCGACGACCTGCAGACGCCCTACGTCCGGCCGCAGGAGAACGGCGCCCGCGCCGGCGCCCGCTGGGCGGAGGTCGGCCGGGGGCCGGACTTCCCGGCCCTGCGCGTCGAGGGCGGGTCGGAGTTCTGGCTCACGGCCCGCCGCTGGACGAGCGAGCAGCTGGACGCGGCGAACCACCTGACGGACCTGACACCCGGCGACACGGTGTGGGTCAACCTCGACCACGGCCAGCAGGGCATCGGTTCGCAGTCCTGCGGCCCGGGCGCGCTGCCGCGGTACCAACTGCAGGTGCGGCCGACCGAGTTCTCGTTCGTGTTCTCGGTGCCGGAGCAAGGGGGCGCTTCCTGA
- a CDS encoding HupE/UreJ family protein, producing the protein MSHPVRRPLAVLAAAVFLILLGLGRPASAHGFTSTVYAHVTDGGDDRLRTELKLEYDLLVVSAADAGHDDPLFRTGTGAFDAGDTDAQAAALEAHRATVLGYVTRRFTVTAAGDACRPAPAGGFRMGREEGVPYALLTLDWTCAGGGDDHVTVDHEIRSGLFPDAEEYVKGTKTIATYDVGGRTGSAALDAAHPAFSLGQSWTERFWEFFRLGAEHLLTGVDHILFLLALIAGSRRPREIVLAATSFTLAHSVTFLLAALGLVDVPGSVVEPVIALSIAVVAGWHLWRIRQRGVHVTDLPVADGGGHFALDRAGWTRLGVVFCFGLVHGLGFAGALGIDAAWSWTLLWSLLVFNVGIEAVQLAIIAVLFPLLLLLRRRSRRAGLWATGTISAGVAAMGLVWFVQRTFGL; encoded by the coding sequence ATGTCACACCCTGTGCGCCGCCCCCTGGCCGTTCTGGCCGCGGCGGTGTTCCTCATCCTGCTCGGCCTCGGCCGGCCCGCCTCCGCGCACGGCTTCACCTCGACCGTGTACGCCCATGTCACCGACGGCGGTGACGACCGGCTGCGGACCGAGCTGAAACTTGAGTACGACCTCCTGGTGGTGTCCGCCGCCGACGCCGGACACGACGACCCGCTCTTCCGCACCGGGACCGGGGCGTTCGACGCCGGGGACACCGACGCGCAGGCCGCCGCGCTGGAAGCCCACCGCGCGACCGTCCTCGGCTACGTCACCCGGCGCTTCACGGTCACGGCGGCCGGTGACGCCTGCCGGCCCGCCCCGGCCGGCGGTTTCCGCATGGGCCGCGAGGAAGGCGTGCCGTACGCCCTGCTGACGCTCGACTGGACCTGTGCGGGCGGCGGCGACGACCACGTCACCGTCGACCACGAGATCCGCAGCGGCCTCTTCCCGGACGCCGAGGAGTACGTCAAGGGAACCAAGACCATCGCCACGTACGACGTCGGCGGTCGCACCGGCAGCGCGGCCCTCGACGCGGCCCATCCGGCCTTCTCCCTCGGTCAGTCCTGGACCGAGCGCTTCTGGGAATTCTTCAGGCTGGGCGCCGAGCACCTGCTGACCGGCGTCGACCACATCCTGTTCCTGCTCGCGCTCATCGCCGGATCGCGTCGGCCGCGTGAGATCGTCCTGGCGGCCACCAGTTTCACGCTGGCCCACTCGGTGACATTCCTGCTCGCCGCGCTCGGCCTGGTGGACGTGCCGGGGAGCGTCGTGGAACCCGTCATCGCGCTGTCCATCGCCGTGGTCGCGGGCTGGCACCTGTGGCGCATCCGGCAGCGCGGTGTGCACGTCACCGACCTGCCTGTCGCGGACGGCGGCGGACACTTCGCGCTGGACCGCGCCGGATGGACGCGCCTGGGTGTCGTGTTCTGTTTCGGGCTGGTCCACGGGCTGGGCTTCGCCGGAGCGCTCGGGATCGACGCGGCCTGGTCGTGGACCCTGCTGTGGTCGCTGCTCGTCTTCAACGTCGGAATCGAGGCCGTGCAGTTGGCCATCATCGCGGTCCTGTTCCCGCTGCTGCTCCTGCTGCGGCGCCGCTCCCGCCGGGCGGGCCTGTGGGCGACCGGCACGATCAGCGCGGGCGTCGCCGCCATGGGGCTGGTCTGGTTCGTACAGCGCACGTTCGGCCTGTGA